GAGCAAAGCCGATCGTTTATCAGGCAAAGCCGTATTTGCCTCGCTGCCTTATCCTAAGCTAATGATTAGCCTGTTTGTCACTACCATGGTCATTCAGCTTTGTAATGGCTCCGTCGGGCCCATTCTCGCGTTATTTATCAAACATCTTTCTCCTGAAAGTAACAACATTGCCTTTATTAGCGGGTTTATTGCCGCCGTACCCGGTATTTCCGCGCTTATTTCCGCGCCACGTTTAGGTAAGCTGGGGGACAGAATTGGTACTGCCCGCGTATTAATGGCAACGCTCATCTTTGCCGTGGGTTTATTTTTTGCGATGTCATGGGTAACATCGCCTATGCAACTGGCGGTATTACGATTTTTACTCGGTTTTGCCGATGGGGCTATGTTACCGGCAGTGCAAACCCTACTGGTCAAATATTCAAGTGACCAGGTCACAGGGCGAATTTTTGGATACAATCAATCGTTTATGTACCTTGGTAATGTCGTTGGGCCTTTAATCGGAGCCGGTGTTTCCGCAATGGCAGGCTATCGCTGGGTATTTATTGCAACCGCCTTCGTCGTATTACTGAACGTCTGGCAATTGGCGGTAATGTTGCGGCGTAAAAAGCAGCAGGATGCTCTGCGAAAACAGATCGCACCATAGGATCTCATCAGATAAAAATAGTCTATTTGCCCTCTAGGCAACATGAAAACAGAATGTTAACTTCATGTTTAAAATCCCTATATGGCAAACGTTATGAAAAATCTCATTGCTGAGTTATTGATTAAACTCGCTGAAAAAGAAGAAGAGTCGAAAGAGTTTGTCGCACAAATCGAAGCCCTGGAAATAGTCGTCACGGCGATGCTTCGTAAAATGGAACAAAGTGACAGAGAAGCCATAATCAGCAACATTCAAGGGGCGTTACATGAAGTGCGACCAGATGAAAGCGTCACTTCTCATGATACCGAACTGCTGGAGCAACATTTAGAAAGATTGCTGACTCATCCTCGAGCTTAAAACTATTTCCATGCCCGTTTTTAATAACGGGCGAAAT
This genomic window from Buttiauxella gaviniae contains:
- a CDS encoding multidrug efflux MFS transporter — encoded protein: MESWKVNIISVWFGCFFTGLAISQILPFLPLYVEQLGVTSHEALSMWSGLTFSVTFLVSAIVSPMWGSLADRKGRKLMLLRASLGMAVAILLQAFATNVWQLFILRAVMGLTSGYIPNAMALVASQVPRERSGWALSTLSTAQISGVIVGPLLGGYMADTLGLRMVFYVTAVLLMVSFLVTLFLIKENARPKMSKADRLSGKAVFASLPYPKLMISLFVTTMVIQLCNGSVGPILALFIKHLSPESNNIAFISGFIAAVPGISALISAPRLGKLGDRIGTARVLMATLIFAVGLFFAMSWVTSPMQLAVLRFLLGFADGAMLPAVQTLLVKYSSDQVTGRIFGYNQSFMYLGNVVGPLIGAGVSAMAGYRWVFIATAFVVLLNVWQLAVMLRRKKQQDALRKQIAP
- the iraP gene encoding anti-adapter protein IraP translates to MKNLIAELLIKLAEKEEESKEFVAQIEALEIVVTAMLRKMEQSDREAIISNIQGALHEVRPDESVTSHDTELLEQHLERLLTHPRA